Proteins from a single region of Streptomyces griseiscabiei:
- a CDS encoding pseudouridine synthase gives MRRRTPPPPSPLPQRDGVDPVRVRLPAGDAWATVRDHLVARLSAGPGVIDAMLDEGLIVDVDGRPVARDREYVPGMYVWFHREPPVEEPVPFPVEIVYRDEHLVVADKPHFLATTPRGGHVVETALARLRRRLGLPELGAAHRLDRLTAGLLLFVVRPEERGAYQSLFRDRRVAKEYEAVAPYDPALELPRTVRSRIVKERGVQAAYEVEGEPNAVSRVELLEHRGGRARYRLTPRTGQTHQLRVHMSALGVPILGDPLYPVVTAPVAPGDFRRPLQLLARALEFTDPVTGREHRFVSPRVLRAWSSYDEWAGRAG, from the coding sequence ATGAGACGCCGCACCCCGCCCCCGCCCTCTCCCCTGCCGCAGCGCGACGGGGTGGATCCGGTGCGGGTGCGGTTGCCGGCCGGGGACGCGTGGGCGACCGTGCGTGATCATCTCGTGGCCCGGCTCTCGGCCGGTCCCGGAGTCATCGACGCCATGCTCGACGAGGGACTGATCGTGGACGTCGACGGGCGTCCGGTGGCGCGGGACAGGGAGTACGTGCCGGGGATGTACGTGTGGTTCCACCGGGAACCGCCGGTCGAGGAGCCCGTGCCGTTCCCGGTGGAGATCGTGTACCGGGACGAGCACCTGGTGGTGGCCGACAAGCCGCATTTCCTGGCCACCACCCCGCGCGGCGGCCATGTCGTCGAGACGGCCCTGGCACGGCTGCGCCGCCGGCTGGGGCTCCCGGAGCTGGGCGCGGCCCACCGGCTGGACCGGCTGACGGCCGGGCTGCTGCTGTTCGTCGTACGACCGGAGGAGCGCGGCGCGTACCAGTCGCTGTTCCGGGACCGGCGGGTGGCGAAGGAGTACGAGGCGGTGGCCCCGTACGACCCGGCGCTGGAACTGCCCCGCACCGTGCGCAGCCGGATCGTCAAGGAGCGCGGGGTGCAGGCGGCGTACGAGGTGGAGGGCGAGCCCAACGCCGTCAGCCGGGTGGAGCTGCTGGAACACCGGGGCGGACGTGCCCGGTACCGGCTGACGCCGCGTACCGGGCAGACGCACCAACTGCGGGTGCACATGAGCGCTCTGGGGGTGCCGATCCTCGGCGACCCCCTCTATCCGGTGGTGACCGCCCCCGTGGCGCCCGGGGATTTCCGGCGCCCGCTCCAACTGCTGGCGCGGGCGCTGGAGTTCACCGATCCGGTCACGGGACGCGAGCACCGCTTCGTCAGCCCTCGGGTGCTGCGGGCCTGGTCGTCGTACGACGAGTGGGCGGGGCGGGCGGGCTGA
- a CDS encoding 5'-3' exonuclease, whose translation MRGVTRRLMLLDTASLYFRAYFGVPESVKAPDGTPVNAVRGLLEFIDRLVKDHRPTDLVACMDADWRPQWRVDLIPSYKAHRVAEVREAGPDEEEVPDTLSPQVPVIEAVLDALGIARVGVAGYEADDVIGTFTALAKDPVDIVTGDRDLYQLVDDGRGVRVLYPLKGVGTLQLTDEAWLREKYGVVGRGYADLALLRGDPSDGLPGVPGIGEKTAAKLLDQFGDLAGIMAAVDDPAAKLTPSQRKRLDEARPYVAVAPKVVLVAADVPLPDVDTALPREPRDPAALEALAARWGLGGSLQRLVTTLGT comes from the coding sequence ATGCGGGGCGTGACCCGACGCCTGATGCTCCTCGACACCGCCTCGCTGTACTTCCGCGCCTACTTCGGGGTGCCGGAATCCGTGAAGGCCCCGGACGGCACCCCGGTGAACGCCGTGCGCGGGCTGCTCGAATTCATCGACCGGCTGGTCAAGGACCACCGGCCGACGGACCTGGTCGCGTGCATGGACGCGGACTGGCGGCCGCAGTGGCGGGTCGACCTGATCCCCTCCTACAAGGCGCACCGCGTGGCCGAGGTGCGCGAGGCCGGGCCGGACGAGGAGGAGGTGCCGGACACCCTGTCGCCGCAGGTGCCGGTGATCGAGGCGGTGCTGGACGCGCTCGGCATCGCGCGCGTGGGCGTCGCCGGGTACGAGGCGGACGACGTGATCGGCACCTTCACGGCCCTGGCGAAGGACCCGGTGGACATCGTCACCGGCGACCGCGACCTGTACCAGCTGGTCGACGACGGGCGCGGGGTGCGGGTGCTGTATCCGCTGAAGGGCGTGGGCACGCTGCAGCTGACCGACGAGGCGTGGCTGCGCGAGAAGTACGGGGTGGTCGGGCGCGGGTACGCGGACCTGGCCCTGCTGCGCGGCGACCCGAGCGACGGGCTGCCGGGGGTGCCGGGCATCGGCGAGAAGACGGCGGCGAAGCTGCTCGACCAGTTCGGCGACCTGGCCGGGATCATGGCGGCGGTCGACGACCCGGCGGCGAAGCTCACCCCGTCGCAGCGCAAGCGGCTGGACGAGGCGCGGCCCTATGTCGCGGTCGCCCCCAAGGTGGTCCTGGTGGCGGCGGACGTACCCTTGCCGGACGTCGACACGGCTCTGCCGCGCGAACCGCGGGATCCGGCGGCGCTGGAGGCGCTCGCGGCCCGCTGGGGACTCGGCGGATCGCTGCAACGGCTGGTCACGACACTGGGGACGTGA
- a CDS encoding N-formylglutamate amidohydrolase: MDDVSASYRLLPGAPGSPVLLHVPHSSRVIPAAVRDGIVLDDAALERELDHITDAYTDRIAGRAADLAAVRSGVRPWTFVNRLSRLVVDPERFPDEREEMLAVGMGAVYTRTTHREVLRPAGEDGRPRDGGQALVDGCFHPYATAMTDAVADRLAAAGRVVVVDVHSYPSEPLPYELHGDGPRPPICLGTDPFHTPPALRAAAEEAFAGFGGTGIDSPFAGTYVPLRYYGHDPRVTAVMIEIRRDVYMAEPGGAAAEPDVETLAEALARLVDRLTAG, encoded by the coding sequence ATGGACGATGTGTCGGCCTCCTACCGGCTTCTCCCGGGCGCGCCCGGCTCACCCGTGCTGCTGCACGTGCCGCACAGCTCCCGGGTGATCCCGGCGGCCGTACGGGACGGGATCGTGCTCGACGACGCCGCGCTGGAGCGGGAGTTGGACCACATCACCGACGCGTACACGGACCGGATCGCCGGGCGGGCCGCCGACCTGGCCGCCGTGCGGTCGGGTGTGCGCCCCTGGACGTTCGTGAACCGGCTGTCCCGGCTCGTCGTCGACCCCGAGCGGTTCCCGGACGAGCGGGAGGAGATGCTCGCGGTGGGCATGGGGGCGGTCTACACGAGGACCACGCACCGGGAGGTGCTGCGCCCCGCCGGGGAGGACGGCCGGCCGCGGGACGGCGGGCAGGCGCTCGTCGACGGCTGCTTCCACCCCTATGCCACCGCCATGACCGACGCGGTGGCAGACCGGCTGGCGGCCGCGGGGCGGGTCGTGGTCGTCGACGTCCACTCGTATCCGAGCGAGCCCCTGCCCTACGAGCTGCACGGCGACGGTCCCCGGCCGCCGATCTGTCTGGGCACCGACCCCTTCCACACCCCGCCCGCGCTGCGGGCGGCGGCCGAGGAGGCGTTCGCCGGGTTCGGCGGCACCGGTATCGACAGCCCGTTCGCGGGCACGTACGTCCCGCTGAGGTACTACGGGCACGACCCGAGGGTGACCGCGGTGATGATCGAGATCCGCCGGGATGTGTACATGGCGGAACCGGGCGGCGCGGCGGCGGAACCGGACGTGGAGACCCTCGCGGAGGCGCTGGCCCGGTTGGTGGACAGGCTGACCGCGGGCTGA
- a CDS encoding amino acid permease, protein MTSTAPDIRPEPPHSPDDRSLTEFGYRQELHRSLSRYASFAAGFSFISVLTTVFQFFAFGYAFGGPVFFWTWPAVLLGQLLVAACFAELAARYPISGAIYQWSSRLSNRTFGWFAGWIMVIGQIVVVAAAALALQMVMPAIWPGFQLVGGDPTPTSATGAANAAVLGVILLFLTTVVNILDNRVLSIVNRVGVTAEIIGAVLIIVLLLTHSERTPGITFHTAEGSTDLLGALLVGSFMAAYVMIGFDSAGEMSEETHHPRRTAPRTILTALGAAGLLGGLLVLAGLLAAPSLTDGRLGVDGLSYVLTSSLGDGVGRFLLADVVVAITVATLAIQTSACRMLFSMARDGQLPFAGRLAKVNTRTGMPTGPALVVGVLAAALLLLNFASPEAFLAIGTTCIVMLYLAYAMVTGPLLVRRLKGTLPTGGTDETGRPLFSLGRLGIPVNALALVYGLFMTVNLAWPRADVYDPAGGHWYFQWFTVLFLVATVVLGVVYRLIRAGRVRSTA, encoded by the coding sequence ATGACGAGCACCGCCCCCGACATACGCCCGGAGCCTCCCCACTCCCCCGACGACCGCTCGCTGACCGAGTTCGGCTACCGCCAGGAGCTGCACCGCAGTCTGAGCAGATACGCCTCGTTCGCCGCAGGTTTCTCCTTCATCTCGGTCCTCACGACCGTCTTCCAGTTCTTCGCCTTCGGGTACGCGTTCGGCGGCCCGGTCTTCTTCTGGACCTGGCCGGCGGTGCTGCTCGGCCAGTTGCTGGTGGCCGCGTGCTTCGCGGAGCTGGCGGCGCGCTACCCGATATCGGGCGCGATCTACCAGTGGTCCTCACGTCTGTCGAACCGGACCTTCGGCTGGTTCGCCGGCTGGATCATGGTGATCGGCCAGATCGTGGTGGTCGCGGCGGCGGCGCTCGCGCTGCAGATGGTGATGCCGGCGATCTGGCCGGGCTTCCAGCTGGTGGGCGGGGACCCGACCCCCACCTCCGCGACGGGCGCCGCCAACGCGGCCGTCCTGGGGGTGATCCTGCTGTTCCTCACCACGGTCGTGAACATCCTGGACAACCGTGTGCTGTCCATCGTCAACCGGGTGGGGGTGACCGCCGAGATCATCGGCGCGGTCCTGATCATCGTGCTCCTGCTCACCCACTCCGAGCGCACGCCCGGCATCACCTTCCACACGGCCGAGGGCAGCACCGATCTGCTGGGCGCCCTGCTGGTGGGCTCGTTCATGGCGGCGTACGTGATGATCGGCTTCGACAGCGCGGGCGAGATGAGCGAGGAGACGCACCACCCCCGCCGCACCGCGCCCCGCACGATCCTCACGGCGCTCGGCGCGGCCGGTCTCCTCGGCGGTCTGCTGGTCCTCGCCGGGCTGCTGGCCGCGCCCAGCCTCACCGACGGACGGCTGGGCGTGGACGGCCTGAGCTACGTCCTCACCAGCAGTCTCGGCGACGGGGTGGGCCGGTTCCTGCTCGCCGACGTGGTGGTGGCGATCACCGTGGCCACGCTCGCGATCCAGACGTCGGCCTGCCGCATGCTCTTCTCGATGGCCCGCGACGGCCAGCTCCCCTTCGCCGGGCGCCTGGCCAAGGTCAACACCCGTACCGGGATGCCCACCGGGCCCGCCCTGGTCGTCGGTGTCCTCGCCGCCGCCCTGCTGCTCCTCAACTTCGCCTCACCCGAGGCGTTCCTGGCCATCGGCACCACCTGCATCGTGATGCTGTACCTGGCGTACGCGATGGTCACCGGCCCGCTCCTGGTCCGACGTCTCAAGGGCACGCTCCCCACCGGCGGCACCGACGAGACCGGCAGACCCCTCTTCTCCCTGGGCCGTCTGGGCATCCCCGTCAACGCCCTCGCTCTTGTCTACGGCCTCTTCATGACGGTCAACCTGGCCTGGCCGCGTGCCGATGTGTACGACCCGGCGGGCGGACACTGGTACTTCCAGTGGTTCACCGTGCTGTTCCTGGTGGCCACGGTGGTGCTCGGGGTGGTGTACCGGCTCATACGCGCAGGACGCGTGCGCTCCACCGCGTGA
- a CDS encoding ABC transporter permease/substrate binding protein, with protein sequence MPRIHIGDWVAHGVDWLRDNLGPVFDLIKVVVETMYDAANAVLTAPAPLLLAGVLAVLACWLRGLLPGVLAFAGLALIDSIEQWEPAMNSLALVLVSCVIIFAIAVPIGIWAARSRTVGGAIRPVLDFMQTMPAMVYLIPGIFFFGVGPVPGMVATIVFAMPPAVRLTELGIRQVDAELVEAAEAFGTHPRRTLWRVQLPLALPTIMAGVNQVIMLALSMVVIAGMVGGGGLGSTVYDGISSVDVGLGFEGGIAVVILAIYLDRMTGALNQRVSPLGRRALARAHTSLGGLGFLRWKPAAPVAMAGVLVLALVAGGLNIFGGSDDRAEVTADVGQGRPLSMGYIDWPEGVASTYLWKEILQRRGFTPETKSLEVGALYNGQAQGSVDIQTNSWLPATHASYWAKYQDRLEDYGSWYDKTSLEIAVPSYVKGVKSLDDLKGKGDLFKGKIYGIEPGAGETKLYEDKVQSAYGLKGEYELVKSNTSAMLAQLDRAYQKKEPIAVTLWSPHWAYDKYELTKLKDPEGAFGAGDGIHTLGRKGFAKDEPRVARWLKDFKLTDAQLTSLEGAIQDAGKGHQEDGVKAWLEKNPGIVDRLAPAE encoded by the coding sequence ATGCCTAGGATCCACATCGGCGACTGGGTCGCCCACGGCGTCGACTGGCTGCGCGACAACCTCGGGCCGGTCTTCGACCTGATCAAGGTCGTCGTCGAGACCATGTACGACGCGGCGAACGCGGTGCTCACCGCGCCCGCCCCGCTGCTCCTCGCCGGCGTCCTCGCCGTGCTCGCCTGCTGGCTGCGCGGTCTGCTGCCCGGTGTCCTGGCCTTCGCGGGGCTCGCGCTGATCGACTCGATCGAGCAGTGGGAACCGGCGATGAACTCCCTCGCCCTGGTCCTCGTCTCCTGCGTGATCATCTTCGCGATCGCGGTGCCCATCGGCATCTGGGCGGCCCGCAGCCGCACGGTCGGCGGCGCGATCCGCCCGGTGCTCGACTTCATGCAGACCATGCCCGCGATGGTCTATCTGATCCCGGGCATCTTCTTCTTCGGGGTCGGCCCGGTGCCCGGCATGGTCGCCACCATCGTCTTCGCGATGCCGCCCGCCGTACGCCTCACCGAACTCGGCATCCGGCAGGTCGACGCCGAACTCGTCGAGGCCGCCGAGGCGTTCGGCACCCACCCGCGCCGCACCCTGTGGCGGGTCCAGCTGCCGCTGGCGCTGCCCACGATCATGGCCGGCGTCAACCAGGTGATCATGCTGGCCCTGTCCATGGTCGTCATCGCGGGCATGGTCGGCGGTGGCGGCCTCGGCTCGACCGTGTACGACGGCATCAGCTCCGTCGACGTCGGCCTCGGCTTCGAGGGCGGTATCGCGGTGGTCATCCTCGCGATCTACCTGGACCGGATGACCGGCGCCCTCAACCAGCGCGTCTCGCCCCTCGGCCGCCGCGCCCTCGCCAGGGCGCACACATCCCTCGGCGGTCTCGGCTTCCTGCGCTGGAAGCCGGCCGCGCCGGTCGCCATGGCCGGCGTGCTGGTCCTCGCCCTGGTCGCCGGCGGGCTGAACATCTTCGGCGGGTCGGACGACCGCGCCGAGGTCACCGCGGACGTCGGTCAGGGCCGCCCCCTCAGCATGGGCTACATCGACTGGCCCGAGGGCGTCGCCTCCACCTACCTCTGGAAGGAGATCCTCCAGCGGCGCGGCTTCACCCCCGAGACGAAGTCCCTGGAGGTCGGCGCCCTCTACAACGGCCAGGCACAGGGCAGCGTCGACATCCAGACCAACTCCTGGCTGCCGGCCACCCACGCCTCGTACTGGGCGAAGTACCAGGACCGGCTGGAGGACTACGGCAGCTGGTACGACAAGACCTCCCTGGAGATCGCCGTCCCCTCCTACGTCAAGGGCGTGAAGTCCCTCGACGACCTCAAGGGCAAGGGCGACCTGTTCAAGGGGAAGATCTACGGCATCGAGCCCGGCGCGGGCGAGACCAAGCTCTACGAGGACAAGGTCCAGAGCGCCTACGGCCTCAAGGGCGAGTACGAGCTGGTCAAGTCCAACACCTCCGCGATGCTGGCCCAGTTGGACCGGGCGTACCAGAAGAAGGAGCCCATCGCCGTCACGCTCTGGTCACCGCACTGGGCGTACGACAAGTACGAACTGACCAAGCTGAAGGACCCCGAGGGTGCCTTCGGCGCGGGCGACGGGATCCACACCCTCGGCCGGAAGGGCTTCGCGAAGGACGAGCCGCGGGTCGCCCGGTGGCTGAAGGACTTCAAGCTCACCGACGCCCAGCTCACCTCCCTCGAAGGCGCGATTCAGGACGCCGGGAAGGGACACCAGGAGGACGGCGTCAAGGCCTGGCTGGAGAAGAACCCCGGCATCGTCGACAGGCTGGCCCCGGCCGAGTAG
- a CDS encoding terpene synthase family protein, with product MSTSSLRMLYSWPGNPSVDLLNREGDVWTYDMGLLPVAADPDEWAAIGLADCTAWCYPGAAEDELFLAYHLYAWMFALDLLFPRTFKAQRDLAGARALVDRLPLFMPVDGVSHAIPKHPIERSLADLWTRMTPTRSRDWKRNMRNAVLEYADGQCWELECMCGGRVPDPAEYLVRRRGSFGGYVGLSLAEHVAAAEIPARVRLSRPFRALMDAWTDLQTLYNDVRSYRREVEHEDETCNFVLVFARFLDTSVDEAAILVTRLRAARQKEYEDLENVQLPALCERLQLNGSDREQLSAVLDVMRCHLAAVDVWTTIAERYRATAPGDVPAPRA from the coding sequence ATGAGCACATCCTCGCTCCGAATGCTCTACTCATGGCCGGGGAACCCGAGCGTCGACCTGCTGAATCGCGAGGGCGACGTGTGGACGTACGACATGGGGCTGCTGCCCGTCGCGGCCGATCCGGACGAGTGGGCGGCCATCGGGCTCGCCGACTGCACCGCGTGGTGCTATCCCGGCGCGGCGGAGGACGAGCTGTTTCTCGCCTACCACCTCTACGCGTGGATGTTCGCCCTCGACCTGCTGTTCCCCCGGACGTTCAAGGCCCAGCGCGACCTCGCGGGAGCGCGGGCCCTGGTCGACCGGCTCCCGCTGTTCATGCCGGTGGACGGCGTCTCCCATGCGATACCGAAGCACCCCATCGAGCGGTCCCTCGCCGATTTATGGACACGGATGACGCCGACCCGGTCGAGGGACTGGAAACGCAATATGCGAAACGCCGTCCTGGAATATGCCGACGGGCAGTGCTGGGAGCTGGAATGCATGTGCGGCGGGCGCGTCCCTGATCCCGCCGAGTACCTGGTCCGCCGCCGCGGGTCGTTCGGCGGCTATGTCGGACTCTCCCTCGCCGAGCACGTGGCCGCCGCGGAAATACCGGCTCGCGTCCGTCTGTCCCGTCCGTTCCGTGCGCTGATGGACGCCTGGACGGATCTGCAGACCCTCTACAACGACGTCCGCTCCTACCGCCGGGAGGTCGAGCACGAGGACGAGACCTGCAACTTCGTCCTCGTGTTCGCGAGGTTCCTGGACACCTCCGTCGACGAGGCCGCGATCCTGGTCACCCGGCTGCGCGCGGCCCGGCAGAAGGAGTACGAGGACCTGGAGAACGTTCAGCTCCCGGCCCTGTGCGAGCGGCTGCAACTGAACGGCAGCGATCGTGAGCAGCTGTCGGCGGTCCTGGACGTGATGCGCTGCCATCTCGCCGCCGTGGACGTGTGGACGACGATCGCGGAGCGGTACCGGGCGACCGCTCCCGGGGATGTGCCGGCCCCCAGGGCGTGA
- a CDS encoding siderophore-interacting protein, protein MAERPVRRTPKPHSARVVRTERLTPHMQRVVLGGDGLAEFSPRGSTDHYVKLLFGPEGVTYPEPFDMERIRAEFPREQWPVTRTYTVRVWDAELRELTIDFVLHGDEGIAGPWATRVQPGELIRFLGPGGAYAPDPEADWHLLVGDESALPAIGASLEALPDGARVHAIVEVAGPEEEQKINSDVEVVWLHRGDRPVGAALVEAVRALRFPEGRLHAFVHGEASFVKELRRLLRVELAVPREDLSISGYWRLGHDEDGWQASKKDWNARVEAEQEDTSTTA, encoded by the coding sequence ATGGCAGAGCGTCCGGTACGCAGGACCCCGAAGCCCCACTCCGCGCGAGTCGTCCGCACCGAGCGGCTCACCCCGCACATGCAGCGCGTCGTACTCGGTGGCGACGGCCTCGCCGAGTTCTCTCCGCGCGGCAGCACCGATCATTACGTGAAACTCCTGTTCGGCCCCGAGGGTGTCACCTACCCGGAGCCCTTCGACATGGAGCGGATCCGCGCGGAGTTCCCCCGGGAGCAGTGGCCCGTGACCCGGACGTACACCGTGCGCGTCTGGGACGCCGAACTGCGCGAGCTGACCATCGACTTCGTGCTCCACGGCGACGAGGGCATCGCCGGCCCGTGGGCCACCCGGGTCCAGCCGGGCGAGCTGATCCGCTTCCTCGGCCCCGGTGGCGCGTACGCGCCCGATCCGGAGGCCGACTGGCATCTCCTCGTCGGCGACGAGAGCGCCCTGCCGGCGATCGGCGCGTCCCTGGAGGCCCTCCCCGACGGTGCCCGGGTCCACGCGATCGTCGAGGTCGCCGGGCCCGAGGAGGAGCAGAAGATCAACTCCGATGTGGAGGTCGTCTGGCTGCACCGCGGCGACCGTCCCGTCGGCGCCGCCCTGGTCGAGGCGGTACGCGCCCTGCGTTTCCCCGAGGGCCGTCTGCACGCCTTCGTCCACGGCGAGGCGAGCTTCGTCAAGGAACTGCGCCGCCTCCTCCGCGTCGAACTCGCCGTCCCCCGCGAGGACCTGTCCATCTCCGGCTACTGGCGCCTCGGCCACGACGAGGACGGCTGGCAGGCCTCGAAGAAGGACTGGAACGCCCGCGTCGAGGCGGAACAGGAAGACACGTCCACGACGGCGTGA
- a CDS encoding cytochrome P450, whose protein sequence is MTPESPALTGTDDPTPAPPPVCPAHGTGPGGLRRLYGPEAADLGAVYEKLRAEHGSVAPALLHDDVPIWVVLGHGENMHMVSTPSQFCKDSRLWTPMLEGKVKPDHPLMPYFAWQPICAHSEGDEHLRLRGAVTGAMSTIDHRGIRRHINRATQHLVNQFCADGRADLVGQFAEHLPMAVLCEILGMPEEYGDRLVHATRDCLKGSETALASHAYLMEVLSRLAVRRRAQPEEDFTSHLVTHPAGLTEDEVREHLRVVLLAAYETTANLLANVLRMVLTEPGFRAQLKGGQMTVPEAVEQSLWDEPPFSTVFAYFAKQDTELGGQRIRKGDGLLLGMAPGNLDPRVRPDLKANMQGNRSHLAFGGGPHECPGQDIGRAIADVGVDALLTRVPDIQLACEEHELRWRSSIGNRHLVELPVKFAPKSQQDIMERPAVNPVRRQRPNDWEVSPERAQRTVPAPAAPADGPAPAPAASSTPSSTPPPAASSVPEPARRPGVFGRLRRWWRGE, encoded by the coding sequence GTGACGCCTGAATCACCCGCCCTGACGGGCACGGACGACCCGACCCCCGCCCCGCCCCCCGTCTGCCCCGCCCACGGCACGGGTCCCGGCGGACTCCGCCGCCTGTACGGCCCCGAGGCGGCGGACCTGGGAGCCGTCTACGAGAAACTCCGCGCGGAACACGGCTCGGTGGCCCCCGCCCTCCTCCATGACGACGTACCGATCTGGGTGGTGCTCGGGCACGGCGAGAACATGCACATGGTGAGTACACCGTCGCAGTTCTGCAAGGACAGCCGGTTGTGGACCCCCATGCTGGAGGGCAAGGTCAAGCCCGACCACCCTCTGATGCCGTACTTCGCCTGGCAGCCCATCTGCGCCCACAGCGAGGGCGACGAGCATCTGCGGCTGCGCGGCGCGGTCACCGGTGCCATGTCGACCATCGACCACCGGGGCATCCGCCGCCACATCAACCGCGCGACCCAGCATCTCGTCAACCAGTTCTGCGCGGACGGCAGGGCCGACCTGGTCGGCCAGTTCGCCGAGCATCTGCCGATGGCGGTCCTGTGCGAGATCCTCGGCATGCCCGAGGAGTACGGCGACCGGCTGGTGCACGCCACCCGCGACTGCCTGAAGGGCAGTGAGACCGCGCTCGCCAGTCACGCCTATCTCATGGAGGTCCTCAGCCGGCTCGCCGTCCGCCGCCGGGCCCAGCCCGAGGAGGACTTCACCAGCCACCTCGTCACCCACCCGGCCGGGCTCACCGAGGACGAGGTCAGGGAGCACCTGCGCGTGGTGCTCCTCGCCGCCTACGAGACCACGGCGAACCTCCTCGCCAACGTACTGCGCATGGTGCTCACCGAACCGGGCTTCCGCGCCCAGCTGAAGGGCGGCCAGATGACCGTCCCCGAGGCGGTCGAGCAGTCCCTGTGGGACGAGCCGCCGTTCAGCACCGTCTTCGCCTACTTCGCCAAGCAGGACACCGAGCTGGGCGGCCAGCGCATCCGCAAGGGCGACGGACTCCTCCTCGGCATGGCACCGGGCAACCTCGACCCCCGCGTCCGCCCCGACCTCAAGGCCAACATGCAGGGCAACCGCTCGCACCTCGCCTTCGGCGGCGGCCCGCACGAGTGCCCGGGCCAGGACATCGGCCGTGCCATCGCCGACGTCGGTGTCGACGCGCTGCTGACACGCGTGCCGGACATCCAGCTCGCCTGCGAGGAGCACGAGCTGCGCTGGCGGTCGTCCATCGGCAACCGGCACCTGGTGGAACTGCCGGTGAAGTTCGCGCCGAAGTCCCAGCAGGACATCATGGAACGGCCCGCCGTCAACCCGGTGCGGCGGCAGCGCCCGAACGACTGGGAGGTCAGCCCCGAGCGGGCACAGCGCACGGTACCGGCCCCCGCCGCGCCGGCCGACGGGCCCGCTCCGGCGCCCGCCGCGTCCTCCACCCCGTCGTCCACGCCGCCGCCCGCCGCGTCGTCCGTGCCCGAACCGGCCCGCCGGCCGGGCGTGTTCGGCCGTCTCCGGCGCTGGTGGCGCGGCGAATGA
- a CDS encoding quaternary amine ABC transporter ATP-binding protein, whose translation MSGRETAKEPAEESSRLEAEGLFKVFGRRPEEAVDRLRAGTDREELRAEGTTAAVIDASFTVEPGQIFVVMGLSGSGKSTLLRMLNGLLEPTAGHVRLGGRDLTAMGDRELRKVRAHGISMVFQHFALFPHRSVLENAAYGLEVQGVPRAERLRRAGEALALCGLAGWEKSWPDELSGGMQQRVGLARALATDADLLLMDESFSALDPLIRRDMQDQLLELQQTLKKTIVFITHDLNEAMRLGDRIAVMRDGRIVQTGTAEDILIRPADDYVASFTQDVDRSRVLTAGAVMDTGVRGDEADCGCATATPDTPFGELCALSARLSHPVAVLDGKGTLVGVVPRRRLIGFLGEQHEHHARQEQHARHGRHDGPDGPVPCDTPREPREAHEPRDNAVRAVKADA comes from the coding sequence GTGTCAGGCAGGGAGACGGCCAAGGAGCCGGCCGAGGAATCGTCCAGACTGGAAGCCGAGGGCCTGTTCAAGGTCTTCGGCCGGCGGCCCGAGGAAGCGGTGGACCGGCTGAGGGCCGGCACCGACCGCGAGGAACTGCGTGCCGAGGGCACCACCGCCGCCGTGATCGACGCCTCCTTCACGGTGGAGCCGGGCCAGATCTTCGTCGTGATGGGCCTGTCCGGGTCCGGCAAGTCCACACTGCTGCGCATGCTCAACGGGCTCCTGGAGCCCACCGCCGGACATGTCCGTCTCGGCGGCCGGGACCTGACCGCGATGGGCGACCGCGAACTGCGGAAGGTGCGCGCCCACGGCATCAGCATGGTCTTCCAGCACTTCGCGCTGTTCCCGCACCGCAGCGTCCTGGAGAACGCCGCCTACGGCCTGGAGGTCCAGGGCGTCCCGCGCGCCGAACGGCTGCGGCGGGCCGGTGAGGCGCTGGCCCTGTGCGGGCTGGCCGGCTGGGAGAAGTCCTGGCCGGACGAGCTGTCCGGCGGCATGCAGCAGCGCGTGGGCCTGGCCCGCGCCCTCGCCACCGACGCCGATCTGCTGCTGATGGACGAGTCGTTCAGCGCGCTGGACCCGCTGATCCGCCGTGACATGCAGGATCAGCTGCTGGAGCTGCAGCAGACCCTGAAGAAGACCATCGTCTTCATCACGCACGACCTCAACGAGGCCATGCGCCTGGGCGACCGCATCGCCGTCATGCGCGACGGCCGCATCGTCCAGACCGGCACCGCCGAGGACATCCTGATCCGCCCCGCCGACGACTACGTGGCCTCCTTCACCCAGGACGTCGACCGCTCCCGGGTGCTCACCGCCGGGGCGGTCATGGACACCGGCGTACGGGGCGACGAGGCGGACTGCGGCTGCGCGACGGCCACCCCGGACACGCCGTTCGGAGAACTCTGCGCGCTCAGTGCCCGTCTCTCCCACCCGGTCGCGGTGCTCGACGGGAAGGGCACGCTCGTCGGAGTCGTCCCCCGGCGACGGCTGATCGGCTTCCTCGGCGAGCAGCACGAGCACCACGCTCGCCAGGAGCAGCACGCCCGGCACGGGCGGCACGACGGGCCGGACGGACCCGTGCCCTGTGACACCCCGCGTGAGCCGCGCGAGGCACATGAGCCGCGCGACAACGCTGTCCGGGCGGTGAAGGCCGATGCCTAG